The stretch of DNA GTCTCGATATATAACGCCCAGGTTTATCGTGGCTAGTCTCGATATATAACGCCCAGGTTTATCGTGGCTAGTCTCGATATATAACGCCCAGGTTTATCGTGGCTAGTCTCGATATATAACGCCCAGGTTTATCGTGGCTAGTCTCGATATATAACGCCCAGGTTTATCGTGGCTAGTCTCGATATATAACGCCCAGGTTTATCGTGGCTAGTCGAGATATATAACGCCCAGGTTTATCGTGGCTAGTCGAGATATATAACGCCCAGGTTTATCGTGGCTAGTCGAGATATATAACGCCCAGGTTTATCGTGTCTGTAGGGAAGCTGAAGCCTTACGGAGAGACCAAGGAGAACACAGCTGACCAGTCTCAGATTGTTCTTTCACACCAGAAGAACTACAAACAGCACCCGGTTCAGACCAGGTGAGTGTTGGGGACTGACAAGTTAAAAGTGGCGGGGGAATTTGAGTAATTGAATTCTCAGCTTTTGTCAATCGTTCATTGATTActcaatgaaaaaaaaaaaaaaaaaaaaagtccaaGGGAACTAACTGAGTGTCTGTCCTGAAACTCGCTCTTTCCGAATGGCTGTATTGATTTCCATATTTAATTTTATtcaagggaggaaaggaggacaaAGCAGACTGAAGACAGGAAACAGAAGAAGGAGACCATGCTTGGAGCCAGACGAGGCCTCGTCATGACCTAATTATTGTCACATCCCCCCCCCCTGTAAAGATTAGACCCTGTTTTTACTACATCTGTTATGATTGTTCAGTTTTACTCTGTCGTTCCTCAAACAACTTCACTATTACAATGTTATGTACTTTATTGTTCACGTTAACATGTTAAATATTTTGGTCATCTGTAATTCATGTTTTACAGTGTGTATATGTTGTACTTTTTCCAGAATTGTAAATACATGTAGTAAATTTGGCATTTCCTGAAGCAGATTTTTTTGGGGAGGGGGACTTGGTGGGTGATGCTTGTCCTCAGACTTCAGGGTTCCTCTTGTATACTTCGTATGCAAACTTCTCTGTGTGTGCACGGTCGTTACACACGGCAACAAAATCAATCTCCAGTTGAAATGGACCGTCTGCCTTATCACCCAGCGTTAATCCTATGGTGTTAACCTAGGAGCACAAAACGGACATTAAGAGTTACAAAAATCTAGCAAGTGAATCATCATTTTACCCTTGTCTGAGTACTATGTAGTAGTATAACTTTTCTTACTTTGTCCAACCAGAGAGGATGCTGATCATCTTGTACCCTCCCGCGACTAGAGAGGAAGAATTTTGAGAATGGAATCTGTAAAGGTGCAATCAAATGTTAGCACCCAAATACTTCTGGACCAACTAAGATCACACGGCGATAGCCTCGGTCATGTCCTATAGTAGTCACAACTAAGATCACACGGCGATAGCCTCGGTCATGTCCTATAGTAGTCACAACTAAGATCACTCGGTGATAGCCTCGGTCATGTCCTATAGCAGTCACAACTAAGATCACTCAGTCATGTCCTATAGTAGTCACAACTAAGCTCACAAGGCGATAGCCTCGGTCATGTCCTATAGTAGTCACAACTAAGCTCACAAGGCGATAGCCTCGGTCATGTGCAGTGTGAGATGCAAACAATTGAAGACAGTTTCCTTAAACGAAAATCCAAAATGGAAATGGGCTGTAATTAAACGAAACATGCCTCTAATATGTAGACTGTGGAATAATGACGTCTCTATGTCATGGCATTTGCAACTGAAAGTGTCCCTGGCTAAGCTGTACCTTGACATCTTGCCAGTAAGGTCCTCCCCGTGTGTACAGGAAGTAACTGTACATGTCGTCCTTCTGGTGTGAGAAGTAGGTCTCCGCACCGACGTTAATCATCCATGGTCGCCCGTCACCACGGATACGCAGGTGCAGGGTGTTGAAGCTGGACCAATCGTGATGCTTCTTACTGTCGAACGAACCCtagagaaaacatgtttttttggggggggggttaacatCTTCCCAAGGATGAGTCATGGAACTGACTGAAGGACGTGCTCAATGTTTGGCAGCTGTTTAATCTTACTGGGGAGGAAAGACTAGCCTGAGTACCGGTGTTTGTATAATCATGCCAACTCATTGGCAAGAGGGCAGTAACGGACTGGCACCTGGGCTAAGTTAAGACAACATCAGTACTAACCATGGGCGGTTTGGAACGTAGAGTGCAGTATCCACTATATCGTGTCTCTCCGTCTCTGGGGGGAGCAGAACAGAGGGTCCCATACATCAGACATGTAGCGTTGTTCCTGCCTAGCTTCAGATAGGCCTCACTCCTCCCGCCGATCTCTTGGTCTGAAGACACTGTCCAGTGCTCCAGGCTCTCTGGCCCTCTGAACTCCCAGATCACCCTGGTCTGTTCCAGGATATGTTCAATCAGTGTCTTTCCCTCTGGCCCTGTCCAGCGGCCCAGAAACTCGTTCTTCAGCAGAGTAAAATGCTTCCGTATCCCCTCCACACCTTTATTGAAGTCAAACTTCTTCCATATGGGGGTGTTGTCCTGTGTCTGGCCTGGCCGTCTGTACTCTCCTCCAGAAACAGCCCTCCATCCCACAGACAGGTGTGGGGTCAAGAGTCTCTGTTTGTAGCAGGATCCAAGAAATCTCACTGCTGGTGTGAAATGTGTAGCTCTTGACACTGCCATAAAAAGTAATCCTGGTTTCTTGCCTTTACTGTTGGGGGGACAAAGGTGGTCGTTAAGGATTGACTGTCAAGAGGAGCAAGTACGATGTCACAGCCAGGGCATTATCATGTTCATTGCCATAGGTATCCCTTGATCATCTCACTCAGTTCCATTACACAAAAGTCATTGACGATGACGAATTCatcttctgtaaaaaaaaaaaaaaaggtatgcTTTCTTGTGCCGCGACGCTCAGTCTGAACATTAAAACACTGATTTCTTGCGGTACtgttttggaagcataaggaccttATATTTCATATCGGCAAGAAATAAATTAAATTGATACACACCGTTTATAGGGTTAGGATTCCCACACGGCCATATCTCCAAGTTACAGCGCTTGTTTACGGAAAACAGACGGAAGACAGAGTGGACAACCTGTGCTTGGTACGCCACAAACGTGTTACTATAAAAAAAGGTACTGTCTGCTGCAACTGTGTTAAACCGGTTAAAATTAAATGTGTATTTTGCGTTTGagaaattattttgatgtgatattAAAGTATAGGGATTTGTTTCAACACATGTAGATGATTACTGGGCTGTTTTGGTTTACAGAGTCAATTCGCCCTTTATACAAAACATGTAACATTGGACTAAGGAGTAACGTTTGGCTCCTTTAGTGAAATACTGGACTAAGCCATTAGCTATATGACCACATCAACAGTCTGTAACAGGACATCCAGGTTCTGGTTAATAGTCATATGAAGACAAGCTAAGTGAATAACAGAATGTACAATATCAATCAACTCATTTTGATAGCAGGAAatgcaatgttttttttctgtcgTTAACGTTACTTACCCGGTGACTGACAACTGAACTTGTTACCGGTTGGATCGGTCTCACGAATTTATTTACAAACAGACCTTAAGTAAACAGCATTGTGTTCTTCACTTTGTAGCGTAGAATAAAAATCAGTATAATCTCTTACCGATTTTTATAATGTGTAATCATGAGGTTTTTTTTTAATACGGAAGTGTACCAATCCAAGGTTGTAGTCCGTCCAGATAAAAGTCCTACCTGAAATCACTGCCGGTGATTTTCAGTTCCGCTTGTTTTCTAGTCGTTGCGACAATGTTCAGTTGTATATCGGCCCGTTGTGGAGGACTGCGGAGTTTTAGTTCAACAGCCACCACAGACGAAACATAAAGCTTTAATCATGGTGAATGTAAAGAAACGGAAAGGTCGAGTCGTTATCGACTCTGACTCTGAAGACAGTGCCAGTGATGATAATTTAGATCAAGTAAGGAGGTTTCTATGTGTTTTTTCCGCTCTCGGTGTTGACAACCTAGGTAATGTTAGCTGTGCCTAGGAGTTTTGGAGGATTACACCGCGCCATAGGCCTGACGTTTTATTGGCTTTATTCAATTCCAGTTTATAGTATCATGTGGCAACGACAATAATTTGTCATAATTTGCAAGTCAAATAATACAGTGACCTACGGATTTATAACGCAATCTTTCTGCATGACCCGAAGGGGCGCAGCTGAAGTTAAATGTTGACACAcagttagctaatgttagctaaccagCTAGCGTCCGATAGACTGTCCCGTTTCTGTACAGCCAGTGGTGTTGCTATAAAGACATGTCAATCGTAGATTTAGCATAGCCTTACATGTAGCAGTGAAGGTGGTAATTTGCTATCTTTGCTATTATATCGCCTGATAGTAATTTAGTTAGGTAGCTAGCAACAATTCGGCCTGTTGATTACATTTTGTTTTGGTAAACATACAGTTAAACGTTGACACAAGCTTCAACAGGGAGGTATATTACCCAATGATGgctcttttttttttacacagcACCATATTAAAATAGAATCATTTAAGTTTCTCACTGTAAAATAAGACTACATAATAAAAGCGAGGGACTGATAAACTATAGTACTATTATGCTTCCACACATGCAACAGCCTCTAAATATACTGTAAAGGTTTAGTCAACAAAAATGTAACATTTACCTGTTCTGCTGTCCTCTGAGCAGGCCATACAGAATTCATCCTGTATAAGTCAATCCATATTAACTATTGAAAATATATATGTTGTACAGTAGGTAAACTCCTCCACTATTCTACCTGCCCATTGTCTTATCACTGTGTCAGCCTTTTCAGACACAATCGCCCATGCTTTAAACTTACCCCTCTGTCTTGTGTATCCCACCCTGTGGCACCCAGGCGCTTCCGGCTCTATTTTTTATAATAGGATGTCAGCTTCTCCACTTTGTCTGTTTGATATACTGTATCAGGAGTTCAGGCACTCAACCCCTTTCTCTCGCCCTGTGGCCCCCAGGAGCTTCTGTCTCTGGCCACCAAGAGGAAGAGGGTGGACTCGGATGACCAGCAGGATAACCAACAGGATGACCAGCCAGTCAGTAAGCCTGCAGCCTCATCAGACTCTGAGACATCAGACAGCGACGATGAGGTATGAatctcctctctatatctatGTTGAACTCCTTAGAGCTGGTTTCCTGTACTAAGAAGCAAGCTCAACTGAGGacgttttttttaattttttttttagaaaaatGTTTTAGTCCCTGACTAGGCTTGACCTGGGTCCAGGAAACCAGCCCTTATACTAGGTGGCATGAAAGAGTCATGTTATTATCACTATATTTTTATACAGTCCTTGATGCTCCACGTGACAACATTGTGCTTACTGATTTTTCTGTGTATGTTGTTTTCACTTAGTGGACCGCCGGTGGTCCTAAAGTCAAGAAGAAAGTTAAGCCAGGGAAACCGACAAcaacagagaagaagaaagaggcgGCGAAGAAGAGGGTCCATAAAGCTGCATCGTCCGGTAGTTCTGGTGGAGACAGTTCAGCTGACAGTTCTGCCCCCGAGGAGGGTACGTTGTCCTGAGACCCCGGGCTCACCCCCCCCTCCTTCTTTCCTCTatacttctcatcctctctccttggCTCCTTCTAAAAACACATTGGAGAGGATGACCCAAGGGGAGAGACCTTGGATCTTCTCATTCTATATACACTTGAGAAGGAGATGGGATGCAAGGAATCTTTGAAAGACTAATTGAGATAGACCCCAAGAGTTGTTGATTGCTGCCAGTGGTTTATTTGACCATTTGATTCTTGCGTATCTACCAACTAATAATGCTAACTAACTCCATGTAATGGTGTCTTCCAGGTGATCGGAGACGTGGAATCGCAGAAAGACACGTTGAGATAAACATCTCTCTTGGGGTTTCTTATAATGTAATGGTCTCTTCCTCCAGGTGAGGTGTCTGACTCCGAGAGCAACAGCTCTGCCTCCAGCTCAGAATCCTCATCGGAGGACGATGTTTTCAGGGACGAATACGGAGAGGACCTGATGGGAGACGAGAAGGACAGGGCTCGTCTGGAGCAGAtgacggagaaggagagggagcaggagcTCTTCAATAGgatagagaagagggaggtgCTCAAGAGGAGGTAAGACTACTTCAGGAAGTTGGAACTATAAGGGACAGTTTCCTGGATGCAAACTttagcctagtcctggactaagaaGCAAAAGTGATCCTTTGAGTACAGACCCGCGTTCATTTATTCATATAAAGAATATAAGGTGAGACTAGGATGAGCAGGAGAGTTGTGACTGAGACTGTCGTAGCGCAGGAGAGTCGAGACTGTCGTAGCGCCGGAGAGTCGAGACTGTCGTAGCGCCGGAGAGTCGAGACTGTCGTAGCGCCGGAGAGTCGAGACTGTCGTAGCGCCGGAGAGTCGAGACTGTCGTAGCGCCGGAGAGTCGAGACTGTCGTAGCGCCGGAGAGTCGAGACTGTCGTAGCGCCGGAGAGTCGAGACTGTCGTAGCGCCGGAGAGTCGAGACTGTCGTAGCGCCGGAGAGTCGAGACTGTCGTAGCGCCGGAGAGTCGAGACTGTCGTAGCGCCGGAGAGTCGAGactgagatggtgtgtgtgtgctcaacaaaaatataaaaacaccattttgaatgttcatttctttacCATAGGCCACTGCCAATGTTGTGTTAGAGAATTGGCACATAATTGCATTTGATCAATGGCAATTAGAATGCACAGAGATGCCTTGACTAAATCCCGAGGCCCATTGTTGTTATTCATTCACCACCATCGCCTTTAGGGAttctcgagtggcgcagcggtctaaggcaccgcatctcGGTGCTtgtggcatcactacagaccctggtttgaatccaggctgtaccatTTGCCCAGCGCCGCCCGGGTTTGGTCGTCATTGtgaattagaatttgttcttaactgactctcctagttaaataaaggtttaaataaaataaaacaaatcatatTTTATGTTGCATAGCCCcttgtcgcaaggatctgtacacaattcctggatcctgaaaatgtctcagttcttctgtggcctgcatactcaccagacatgtcacccgttgagcatgtttgggatgctctggatcgacgtgtacgacgaCATGTTCAAAAGGAACaggacaacattctacaggccatAATTCATGAGCTCATCAACTCAAAGGAGATCTCCCGTCGCATGCTGTTGGTCACAGCAGAACCTGTGTGGTTTTCTGACCCACGACCCTACAATTATTTAGTTAAAGTTTTCTGTGACCTCCAGATGCATatgtgtattcccagtcatgtgaaatccatagatttagggcctaatgaatgtatttttaTTGACAGATTTACTTATGAGGTGTAACTCGgtaacatctttgaaattgttgcaatgTTACGTTGATATTTTTTGctcacagtatgtgtgtgtgtgtgtgtgtgtgtgtgtgtgtgtgtgtgtgtgtgtgtgtgtgtgtgtgtgtgttgtgtgtgcgcgTATATATTTCTAAAAGTCCTGAATggtctcccgggtggcgcagtggttaagggcgctgtactgcagcgccagctgtgccatcagagtccctgggttcgcgcccaggctctgtcgtaaccggccgcgaccgggaggtccatggggcgacgcacaattggcctagcgtcgcccgggttagggagggcttggtcggtagggatatccttgtctcatcatgcaccagcgactcctgtggcgggccgggcgcagtgtgcaCTAACCAAGGTGGCcgggtgcatggtgtttcctccgacacatcggtgcggctggcttccgggttgggatgcgcgctgtgttaagaagcagtgcggcttggttgggttgtgtatcagaggacgcatgactttcgaccttcgtctctcctgagcccgtacggaagttgtagcgatgagacaagatagtagctactaaaaaacaattggacaccacgaaacaggggagaaaaaggggtcaaataTAAAAAGTCCTGAATAACACACCACAGACACGTCGTAAATCCCAGTGATTTGTCCTAATTGCCTGATCAGTAGATTGTGAGAGGGCTCCCAagtgtctaaggcactgcgtctcagtgctagaggcgtctctacagacaccctggttcagcggtctaaggcactgcatctcagtgctagaggcgtcactacagacaccctggttcgaatccaggctctaTCACCAATGGagctgtaattgggagtcccttagggcggcgcacaattggcccagcgtcgctcgggtttggccggtgtcggccgtcattgtaaataagaatatattcttaaccgacttgcctagttaaataaaataaaaatatttttttaagtgAATGACTAGCCCTTGATATGTATATCTTGATTTATTGCTATGTATATCCCATAATTGAACATCTTCTGTATCAGATTTGAAATTAAAAAGAAACTGAAGACGGCgaagaagaaggagaaagaggagaagaaaaaGAAGGACGAGGAAGAACGGAAGAAGCGAGAGCGATCATCCGGTCATCATGAAGACCGGGCTCATCAGGACCTGCAGGTGGTGAGTTTATCTTCTGAAAACATTTCTAAGGACTCATTGTGCAggagtattgaggtagatatggacgtgaaggcagggtaaagtgactagacatcaggatagataataaggtatttgaggtagatatgtacatgaaggcagggtaaagtgactaggcatcaggatagataataataaggtattagaggtagatatgtacatgaaggcagggtaaagtgactagacatcaggatagataataataaggtattagaggtagatatggacGTGAAGgtcagggtaaagtgactagacatcaggatagataataagaaggtatttgaggtagatgtgtacgtgaaggcagggtaaagtgact from Oncorhynchus masou masou isolate Uvic2021 unplaced genomic scaffold, UVic_Omas_1.1 unplaced_scaffold_2016, whole genome shotgun sequence encodes:
- the LOC135532772 gene encoding complex I intermediate-associated protein 30, mitochondrial-like isoform X2; this translates as MAVSRATHFTPAVRFLGSCYKQRLLTPHLSVGWRAVSGGEYRRPGQTQDNTPIWKKFDFNKGVEGIRKHFTLLKNEFLGRWTGPEGKTLIEHILEQTRVIWEFRGPESLEHWTVSSDQEIGGRSEAYLKLGRNNATCLMYGTLCSAPPRDGETRYSGYCTLRSKPPMGSFDSKKHHDWSSFNTLHLRIRGDGRPWMINVGAETYFSHQKDDMYSYFLYTRGGPYWQDVKIPFSKFFLSSRGRVQDDQHPLWLDKVNTIGLTLGDKADGPFQLEIDFVAVCNDRAHTEKFAYEVYKRNPEV
- the LOC135532772 gene encoding complex I intermediate-associated protein 30, mitochondrial-like isoform X1 encodes the protein MITHYKNRKGKKPGLLFMAVSRATHFTPAVRFLGSCYKQRLLTPHLSVGWRAVSGGEYRRPGQTQDNTPIWKKFDFNKGVEGIRKHFTLLKNEFLGRWTGPEGKTLIEHILEQTRVIWEFRGPESLEHWTVSSDQEIGGRSEAYLKLGRNNATCLMYGTLCSAPPRDGETRYSGYCTLRSKPPMGSFDSKKHHDWSSFNTLHLRIRGDGRPWMINVGAETYFSHQKDDMYSYFLYTRGGPYWQDVKIPFSKFFLSSRGRVQDDQHPLWLDKVNTIGLTLGDKADGPFQLEIDFVAVCNDRAHTEKFAYEVYKRNPEV